A single Botrytis cinerea B05.10 chromosome 1, complete sequence DNA region contains:
- the Bcpmt1 gene encoding Bcpmt1 gives MARTGKSVHADVTKGSRSPSRQPVTKKSTDYTSEGVKDQDVFLLPGSDFQAMIVLTLLGAVVRLFRIYQPSSVVFDEVHFGGFASKYIKGKFFMDVHPPLAKLLITLAGYLAGFDGEFDFKDIGKDYVEPGVPYVAMRLLPAICGILLVPTMFLTLKAAGCRTMTAAMGAGFIIFENGLLTQARLILLDSPLMIMTAITALAFTSFTNQHEQGPTKAFGLSWWFWLVMTGFGLGATASVKWVGLFTIAWVGSLTVLQLWVLLGDAKTVTPRIFAKHFVARIFCLIIIPLTFYMAMFGIHFLCLVNPGDGDGFMSSEFQATLNSKSMQDVPVDVAFGSRVSIRHHNTQGGYLHSHNLMYPTGSKQQQITLYPHKDENNIWLLENQTQPLDINGQPINGSLAWDALPETKLIQDGDVLKLYHQPTHRRLHSHDVRPPVTEADWQNEVSAYGYEGFEGDANDFFRVEIIKKMSDGELAKTRLRTIQTKFRLVHIMTGCVLFSHKVKLPEWASEQQEVTCAKGGTLPNSIWYVEQNEHPQLGADAEKVNYRNPGFFGKFWELNKVMWHTNAGLVESHAWDSRPDSWPILKRGINFWGKDNRQIYLIGNPVIWWSSTLAVVIFVAFKGLAVLRWQRGFRDYDNPVFKRFDYEIGTSVLGWAFHYFPFYLMQRQLFLHHYFPALYFAIIALCQIFDFITARVPGIGLRERPFIGRIGAIIFLTLSMVVFALYSPLAYGNPWTQSACKQVKIFEKWDWDCNTFLNNYSDYATQYVNANADVHKTDSPLIPTNAAEIPAQAGAGEQKPLVEQESVSGAPEGKPEGLVSPPPAAPVASHSIVSREEKVEYRDQDGNILDPEAVKSLEGKVSFKTRYETRTRMVDAQGNEINPPEEDAVGVAPPHPDVEGSDPQTVGKAEPDVQEKPVAQRNVQADESKEQSIEKSDDGAAKPASEGNEATAA, from the exons ATGGCACGTACTGGAAAATCCGTGCACGCGGATGTCACAAAGGGCTCGAGGAGCCCTTCGAGGCAACCTGTTACCAAGAAATCAACAGATTATACCTCTGAAGGCGTTAAAGATCAAGAtgtcttcctcctccctGGCTCTGACTTTCAGGCCATGATTGTCCTGACACTATTGGGTGCTGTCGTCAGACTTTTCCGCATCTACCAACCAAGCAGTGTGGTATTCGATGAAGTCCA CTTTGGTGGTTTCGCCTCAAAATACATAAAGGGTAAATTCTTTATGGACGTACATCCTCCTTTGGCTAAACTATTGATTACACTTGCGGGATACTTGGctggatttgatggagaattcGACTTCAAAGATATCGGAAAGGATTATGTCGAACCAGGTGTACCATATGTTGCTATGCGATTATTACCCGCTATCTGCGGAATTCTCTTGGTTCCTACCATGTTCTTAACTCTCAAGGCCGCAGGTTGCAGAACCATGACAGCTGCGATGGGAGCTGGATTCATCATATTTG AAAATGGATTACTTACCCAAGCACGTCTAATTCTCCTCGACTCTCCTCTCATGATCATGACAGCCATAACAGCACTTGCATTCACATCTTTCACAAATCAACATGAACAAGGACCTACGAAGGCATTTGGACTGAGCTGGTGGTTTTGGTTGGTTATGACGGGTTTTGGTTTGGGAGCCACCGCCAGTGTCAAATGGGTTGGACTTTTCACAATTGCTTGGGTCGGTAGTCTTACTGTGTTGCAACTTTGGGTTTTGCTTGGAGATGCAAAAACTGTCACACCG CGCATTTTCGCCAAGCACTTTGTAGCACGAATCTTTTGTCTTATTATCATTCCCCTTACATTCTACATGGCCATGTTTGGTATCCATTTCTTATGTCTGGTTAACCCAGGAGACGGTGATGGATTTATGAGTTCCGAGTTTCAAGCAACTCTTAACTCAAAGTCCATGCAAGATGTTCCCGTAGATGTTGCTTTTGGAAGTCGAGTTAGCATCAGACATCACAATACCCAAGGAGGATATTTACACTCCCACAATCTCATGTATCCAACTGGTAGTAAGCAACAGCAAATTACTTTATATCCCCACAAAGACGAGAACAATATCTGGCTTTTGGAGAACCAGACTCAACCACTTGATATCAACGGACAGCCAATCAATGGATCATTAGCTTGGGATGCTTTACCCGAAACAAAGCTTATTCAAGACGGTGATGTCCTCAAGCTATATCATCAACCTACACATCGTCGCCTCCACTCTCATGATGTTCGACCACCAGTCACCGAGGCCGACTGGCAGAACGAGGTGTCCGCTTATGGTTACGAAGGATTCGAAGGGGATGCTAACGATTTCTTCCGTGTCGAAATTATCAAGAAGATGTCTGACGGGGAATTGGCTAAGACTCGCTTACGAACAATTCAGACCAAGTTTAGGCTTGTTCATATTATGACTGGCTGTGTTCTGTTCTCACACAAAGTCAAGCTTCCTGAGTGGGCGTCAGAGCAGCAAGAAGTCACTTGCGCTAAGGGAGGAACTCTTCCCAACAGTATTTGGTATGTTGAGCAAAATGAACATCCTCAACTTGGAGCAGACGCGGAGAAAGTCAACTACAGGAATCCAGGTTTCTTTGGCAAATTCTGGGAGCTCAACAAAGTCATGTGGCACACAAATGCTGGTTTGGTCGAATCTCATGCTTGGGACTCCCGTCCAGATTCTTGGCCTATTCTCAAACGTGGTATTAATTTCTGGGGCAAAGACAATCGTCAAATCTATCTTATTGGTAACCCTGTAATTTGGTGGAGCTCGACACTGGCTGTTGTTATATTCGTCGCCTTTAAAGGACTTGCCGTTCTCCGTTGGCAAAGAGGATTCAGAGACTACGATAACCCAGTTTTCAAGCGATTCGACTATGAAATTGGAACATCCGTTCTTGGATGGGCTTTCCATTATTTCCCATTCTACCTGATGCAGCGTCAGCTTTTCCTTCACCACTACTTCCCCGCGCTTTATTTCGCTATCATCGCGTTGTGCCAGATCTTTGACTTTATCACTGCCCGTGTTCCTGGTATCGGTTTACGTGAGCGCCCTTTCATTGGAAGAATTGGCGCGATCATCTTCCTAACACTTAGCATGGTTGTTTTTGCTCTCTACTCTCCATTGGCATACGGCAATCCATGGACACAATCAGCCTGCAAACAAGtcaaaattttcgaaaagtGGGACTGGGACTGCAATACCTTCTTGAACAAT TACTCTGATTATGCAACTCAATATGTCAATGCGAATGCTGATGTCCACAAGACAGATTCGCCATTGATCCCAACTAATGCTGCTGAAATCCCAGCACAAGCTGGGGCTGGCGAGCAAAAACCTCTTGTAGAGCAAGAGAGCGTCTCAGGAGCACCCGAAGGGAAACCGGAAGGTTTGGTCTCTCCACCGCCAGCTGCCCCTGTCGCTAGTCATAGCATTGTTTCCCGCGAGGAGAAAGTTGAATATAGAGATCAAGACGGTAATATCCTTGATCCTGAGGCAGTAAAGTCTCTCGAAGGAAAGGTCAGCTTCAAGACCAGATATGAAACCAGAACTCGTATGGTAGATGCTCAAGGCAATGAGATTAACCCACCTGAGGAAGACGCAGTTGGAGTCGCACCACCTCATCCAGACGTTGAAGGCTCTGACCCTCAAACTGTCGGCAAAGCAGAGCCAGATGTTCAGGAAAAGCCCGTGGCACAACGTAACGTGCAAGCTGATGAGAGCAAGGAGCAGAGCATTGAGAAATCTGACGACGGAGCTGCTAAACCTGCTAGTGAAGGGAACGAGGCGACTGCAGCTTAG
- the Bcerf2 gene encoding Bcerf2 gives MTSRDNSSSKFPPSTDSDNHTFPNPHLAPSEIGDGVSVLSSRMTDIASEDGDNTDTFSGPVSHSQRLSQRHSIQTGDGTSRPGTGVTGVSSRGTFGQAAPARRGYIPGIMAQRGSTSGRPPSSTSKTHVPSLSAHAFFRPMSSQKLQAQRGGSRPVTLTQQAFGEDGSLDGGSVRQSVHSNITIPQQIITEDADSPLPPSRGTEVTELGTVDRGTADTSPTHGHAAGSFADSVRPLQKGPANAKGLSLNIDKGYKNGTSTPKSPRSFHSNFLMPTRNDGPAGSPSPSRSNQGREKLSSAASSPGFTPMDAQNKNMPTPNLGKNHQYFTGNTVFCWGGRLQNTRHRPINIATGLFVVVPSILFFVFSAPFLWHHVSPAVPILYAYIFYICMSSFIHASVSDPGILPRNLHPMPPVEEDEDPLRLAPTQNDWTMIKSAQSSTNAMEVPTKYCKTCNIWRPPRGHHCRVCDNCIETQDHHCVWLNNCVGRRNYRYFFVFVTSGTLLGTYLLGASIAQIIVYGHQQDISFGASLSHWRVPFAMFIYGLLATPYPAALMVYHFFLMGRGETTREYLNSHKFIKKDRHRPFTQGSFISNWIAVLCRPRPPTYLSFKRKYEEGDQRFGERRGKRTAPINKEFQGGGNNMELQNVHSTEGEGFQGPTTLRQTT, from the exons ATGACTTCCCGGGACAATTCTTCGTCCAAATTCCCTCCTTCCACAGATAGCGATAATCACACCTTTCCCAACCCACATCTTGCGCCTTCAgaaattggagatggagtgaGCGTTTTATCATCGCGGATGACCGATATAGCTTCAGAAGATGGAGACAATACAGATACCTTTTCCGGCCCCGTTTCGCATAGTCAGCGATTAAGCCAACGTCATAGCATACAGACGGGAGATGGAACCTCAAGGCCGGGTACAGGAGTCACGGGGGTTTCTTCCAGGGGAACATTTGGTCAAGCTGCCCCAGCTCGAAGAGGCTATATCCCAGGAATCATGGCGCAACGAGGGAGCACATCAGGACGGCCTCCAAGCTCTACAAGCAAGACTCACGTACCATCCTTAAGTGCCCATGCTTTTTTCCGCCCCATGAGTTCTCAGAAACTCCAAGCGCAACGTGGAGGATCCCGACCAGTCACACTTACACAGCAAGCGTTTGGCGAAGATGGGTCTTTGGATGGAGGGAGTGTGAGGCAGAGCGTACATTCGAATATTACTATACCTCAGCAAATCATTACCGAAGATGCAGATTCACCTCTGCCACCATCTCGAGGTACCGAAGTGACAGAGCTAGGAACAGTGGATAGAGGTACCGCAGACACAAGTCCTACGCATGGCCATGCAGCTGGAAGCTTCGCAGATAGTGTCCGCCCCTTGCAGAAAGGTCCAGCGAATGCAAAAGGGCTGAGTCTGAACATTGATAAGGGTTACAAAAACGGCACTTCGACTCCCAAATCTCCACGCTCATTTCATTCCAACTTTTTAATGCCTACAAGAAATGACGGACCTGCTGGAAGCCCCAGTCCCAGTCGTAGCAATCAAGGCCGCGAAAAGCTTTCGTCTGCTGCTTCTTCACCAGGATTTACTCCCATGGATGcgcaaaacaaaaacatgcCGACTCCGAATCTTGGtaaaaatcatcaatatttcaCCGGCAACACAGTATTTTGCTGGGGAGGCAGGCTGCAAAACACTCGGCACAGACCCATCAACATTGCCACGGGATTGTTTGTTGTAGTTCCATCAATCCTGTTTTTTGTATTCTCGGCCCCGTTTCTATGGCACCATGTTTCTCCTGCGGTACCTATTTTGTACGCCTACATTTTCTATATTTGCATGTCCTCTTTCATACATGCTTCTGTGTCTGATCCCGGA ATTCTACCTCGGAATTTACACCCAATGCCTCCAGtagaggaggatgaagatccTCTTCGACTGGCACCAACTCAAAATGATTGGACTATGATCAAATCAGCTCAATCTAGTACCAACGCAATGGAAGTGCCTACGAAATACTGCAAAACTTGTAACATTTGGCGACCACCTAGAGGACACCATTGTCGAGTTTGTGATAACTGTATTGAGACACAGGATCATCATTGTGTCTGGTTAAATAATTGTGTCGGGCGTCGAAACTACCGTTActtttttgtatttgtaaCTTCGGGTACACTTCTTGGGACGTATCTCTTGGGTGCAAGTATAGCCCAGATTATTGTTTACGGGCACCAACAAGATATTTCATTCGGTGCCTCGCTGAGTCATTGGAGAGTCCCCTTTGCAATGTTCATTTATGGTCTCCTCGCTACACCATACCCAGCCGCATTGATGGTATATCATTTCTTCCTCATGGGTCGAGGTGAGACAACAAGAGAATATCTCAATTCACacaaattcatcaagaaaGATCGCCACCGTCCATTTACCCAGGGAAGTTTTATCAGTAACTGGATTGCTGTGCTTTGTCGACCCCGACCTCCAACCTACTTAAGTTTTAAACGCAAATACGAAGAAGGTGATCAAAGATTTGGCGAGCGAAGAGGAAAACGAACGGCGCCTATCAATAAGGAATTTCAGGGCGGAGGAAATAATATGGAATTGCAAAATGTTCATAGTACGGAAGGGGAAGGGTTTCAAGGGCCTACAACTTTGAGACAGACGACCTGA